The following coding sequences are from one Desulfonatronovibrio magnus window:
- a CDS encoding CRISPR-associated primase-polymerase type A1: MNTLPLINKKSKAAKPDYNLLTTRLKQMALKGTDHEKCLSTLKKKALYDHLNPDQLLTWADIALVLGETEQALSILAWCNDSQPQFTEAWKKHFELLQGLGRSESAHSVKARAIITHPDLEKSFDHHTPLQNHVYEPDVDDPFAKLRHHNEMLELYMNYFQGREDVFARQWVDKSKGTQGYMPVRKPISQQDILEHLKGRKTYGIYLLRADSTIMTAVIDMDLNKHFRTGDIKNNDKFNIKREKDYIMSRLKEMSAQNTGVPPLCEFSGGKGYHFWFFFEEPVASSMARKTIIAMTSALNRDCQYFNLEVFPKQDQLQGKGLGNLVKLPLGIHRVSGKPSYFLGGNGKDPWTNISLLKKHPRISVKQVQSQAVTKHKTPVTLHPGYAKWAEKYPELHILTENCPPLGKIITALRGSKELGIREEKVIFQTIGFLSRARLLMHALMGNTSDYNSHLVDYKLSRIRGTPLGCKKIHQLLGINLDYCEFQQSGRYLHPLLHCPDHMPADQVKAERIENLNDALDHLRISLEMVQKFLPQNT; this comes from the coding sequence GTGAACACACTTCCCCTGATAAACAAAAAATCTAAAGCTGCAAAGCCTGACTACAATCTATTGACCACCAGGCTCAAGCAGATGGCACTCAAGGGCACTGACCATGAAAAATGCCTGTCCACTTTGAAAAAAAAGGCACTCTATGACCATCTTAATCCAGATCAATTACTTACCTGGGCTGACATTGCACTGGTTCTGGGTGAAACCGAACAGGCCCTGAGTATCTTAGCCTGGTGCAATGACAGTCAGCCCCAGTTTACCGAGGCCTGGAAAAAACACTTTGAGCTTTTACAGGGACTTGGTCGCAGTGAGTCGGCCCATTCAGTCAAAGCCAGAGCAATAATCACTCATCCAGATCTCGAAAAATCATTTGATCACCACACTCCCCTGCAAAATCATGTATATGAGCCAGATGTTGATGATCCCTTTGCAAAGCTCAGGCATCATAACGAAATGCTGGAATTGTATATGAACTATTTTCAAGGGCGCGAAGATGTCTTTGCCAGGCAATGGGTGGACAAATCAAAGGGTACTCAAGGTTACATGCCAGTAAGGAAACCCATAAGTCAGCAAGACATCCTGGAACACCTTAAAGGTCGCAAAACATATGGAATTTACCTTTTGCGGGCTGATTCCACCATTATGACCGCAGTCATTGACATGGATCTGAACAAACATTTCAGAACTGGCGATATTAAAAACAATGACAAATTTAATATCAAAAGAGAAAAGGACTATATCATGTCCAGACTAAAAGAGATGTCTGCCCAAAACACAGGAGTCCCTCCCCTTTGTGAGTTTTCCGGAGGTAAAGGCTATCACTTCTGGTTTTTCTTTGAAGAGCCAGTTGCATCATCCATGGCCCGAAAGACTATCATCGCCATGACCTCGGCTTTGAATAGGGACTGCCAATATTTCAATCTGGAAGTCTTTCCCAAACAGGATCAATTGCAGGGCAAAGGACTGGGCAATCTGGTCAAACTGCCCCTGGGCATTCACCGGGTTTCCGGCAAGCCATCATACTTCCTGGGTGGCAATGGCAAAGATCCCTGGACAAATATCAGTTTGCTCAAGAAGCATCCCCGCATCAGTGTAAAACAGGTGCAGTCTCAGGCTGTAACTAAGCACAAGACTCCGGTCACTCTCCATCCAGGGTATGCCAAGTGGGCTGAAAAATATCCTGAACTACATATTCTGACAGAAAACTGCCCTCCCCTGGGCAAAATTATTACTGCTTTGAGAGGCTCGAAAGAACTGGGCATACGTGAGGAAAAAGTCATTTTCCAGACCATTGGCTTCCTGTCCAGAGCCAGACTTCTTATGCATGCTCTTATGGGCAATACTTCAGATTATAACTCTCACCTGGTGGATTACAAGCTTTCCAGGATTAGAGGTACACCCCTTGGGTGTAAAAAGATCCATCAACTTCTGGGAATTAACCTGGACTATTGCGAGTTTCAGCAATCTGGCAGATATCTCCATCCTTTGCTGCACTGCCCTGACCACATGCCGGCAGATCAGGTCAAGGCAGAGAGAATTGAAAACTTAAATGATGCCCTGGATCATCTGAGGATCAGCCTTGAGATGGTGCAAAAGTTTTTACCTCAAAATACGTAA